A section of the Pseudomonas prosekii genome encodes:
- a CDS encoding glutathione peroxidase has product MSAFHDLTLTALDGQELPLLPFKGQVVLVVNVASKCGLTPQYKALEQLHQQFKDRGFSVLGLPCNQFAGQEPGSEQEIQEFCSLNYGVTFPLSGKLEVNGHERHQLYRLLAGEGAEFPGDITWNFEKFLLGKDGRVLARFSPRTPPDDPTIVHAIEKALG; this is encoded by the coding sequence ATGAGTGCTTTCCACGACCTTACACTGACAGCCCTGGATGGTCAGGAGCTACCCCTTTTGCCTTTCAAGGGGCAAGTCGTGCTGGTAGTCAACGTCGCTTCCAAATGTGGTTTGACTCCACAGTACAAGGCACTTGAACAGCTTCATCAGCAGTTCAAGGACCGTGGGTTCAGCGTGCTGGGCCTGCCGTGCAACCAGTTTGCCGGACAGGAACCGGGCAGCGAGCAAGAGATCCAGGAGTTCTGCAGCCTCAACTATGGCGTGACGTTTCCGTTGTCCGGCAAGCTGGAAGTCAACGGTCACGAGCGTCACCAGTTGTACCGTCTGCTGGCGGGCGAGGGCGCGGAGTTTCCCGGGGACATTACCTGGAACTTCGAGAAATTCCTCCTCGGCAAGGACGGCCGTGTCCTGGCGCGCTTCTCACCGCGGACGCCGCCGGACGATCCGACGATTGTCCACGCCATCGAAAAAGCCCTGGGCTAA
- a CDS encoding FKBP-type peptidyl-prolyl cis-trans isomerase: MLIAANKAVSIDYTLTNDAGEVIDSSAGGAPLVYLQGAGNIIPGLEKALEGKTVGDELTVAVEPEDAYGEYAAELVSTLSRSMFEGVDELEVGMQFHASAPDGQMQIVTIRDLDGDDVTVDGNHPLAGQRLNFQVKIIEIRDASQEEIAHGHVHGEGGHHH; encoded by the coding sequence ATGCTGATCGCCGCCAATAAGGCTGTCTCCATCGACTATACCCTGACCAACGACGCTGGTGAGGTCATCGACAGCTCCGCCGGCGGCGCGCCGCTGGTCTACCTGCAAGGCGCAGGTAACATCATCCCGGGCCTGGAAAAAGCTCTGGAAGGCAAAACCGTCGGTGACGAACTGACCGTTGCCGTAGAACCTGAAGATGCCTATGGCGAATACGCGGCCGAACTGGTCAGCACCTTGAGCCGCAGCATGTTCGAAGGCGTTGATGAACTGGAAGTGGGCATGCAGTTCCACGCTTCCGCGCCAGATGGCCAGATGCAAATTGTGACCATCCGTGATCTGGACGGCGACGATGTTACCGTCGACGGCAACCACCCGTTGGCCGGTCAGCGCCTGAATTTCCAGGTCAAGATCATCGAGATCCGTGATGCCAGCCAGGAAGAAATTGCCCACGGTCACGTGCATGGCGAAGGCGGCCATCACCACTGA
- a CDS encoding DUF3565 domain-containing protein, translated as METALLAAISMGRDLLQKNIERPSLAKQSPESEHNPDGRIAAKPITVTGFHQDEDGHWVVELSCGHTQHLRHQPPWQSRAWVTDPAQRLEKIAQPFACGWCAQGMVSDNLGD; from the coding sequence ATGGAGACAGCCTTATTGGCGGCGATCAGCATGGGGCGAGACCTTTTGCAGAAGAATATAGAAAGACCGAGTTTAGCGAAGCAATCGCCCGAAAGCGAACACAACCCGGACGGACGGATTGCCGCCAAACCCATAACGGTCACCGGTTTCCATCAGGACGAGGACGGTCATTGGGTGGTCGAGCTTTCCTGCGGCCACACCCAACACCTGCGCCATCAGCCGCCATGGCAATCGCGCGCCTGGGTCACGGACCCCGCGCAACGCCTGGAAAAAATAGCTCAGCCCTTTGCGTGCGGTTGGTGCGCACAGGGCATGGTTAGCGATAACCTTGGCGACTGA
- the pta gene encoding phosphate acetyltransferase — translation MQTFFIAPTDFGVGLTSISLGLVRTLERAGLKVGFFKPIAQPHPGDTGPERSTELVARTHGLKPPQPLGLAHVERMLGDGQLDELLEEIITLYQQAAIGKDVLVVEGMVPTRSASYAARVNLHLAKSLDADVILVSAPESEALTELSGRVELQAQLFGGPKDPKVLGVILNKVKTDESMDAFASRLKEHSPLLRSGDFKLLGCIPFQPELNAPRTRDVADLMGAQILNAGDYETRRMSKIIICARTMRNTVELLKPGVLVVTPGDRDDIILAVSLAAMNGVPLAGLLLTSDTLPDPRIMDLCRGALQAGLPVLSVSTGSYDTANQLNGLNKEIPIDDRERAEIITDFVASHLDAKWLHQRCGTPREMRLSPAVFRYQLIQRAQAANKRIVLPEGSEPLTVQAAAICQARGIARCVLLAKPADVEAVARAQGIELPPGLEILDPDLIRGNYIEPMVALRKSKSLNAPMAEQQLEDTVVIGTMMLALDEVDGLVSGVIHSTANTIRPALQLIKTAPGCTLVSSVFFMLFPEEVLVYGDCVMNPHPSASELAEIALQSADSAAAFGITPRVAMISYSSGESASGEEVEKVREATLLAHEQQHSLLIDGPLQYDAAANENVARQLAPNSQVAGRATVFVFPDLNTGNTTHKAVQRSADCVSLGPMLQGLRKPVNDLPRGAQVDDIVYTIALTAIQAANRPMDL, via the coding sequence ATGCAAACTTTTTTTATCGCGCCCACCGATTTTGGTGTGGGTCTGACCTCGATCAGCCTTGGGCTGGTGCGCACCCTTGAGCGGGCCGGGCTTAAAGTCGGCTTTTTCAAACCGATTGCCCAGCCGCATCCGGGCGACACCGGCCCCGAGCGTTCGACCGAACTGGTGGCGCGCACCCACGGCTTGAAACCGCCGCAGCCACTCGGTCTGGCGCATGTCGAACGCATGCTCGGCGACGGCCAGCTGGATGAACTGCTCGAAGAAATCATCACGCTTTATCAGCAAGCCGCGATCGGCAAAGACGTGCTGGTCGTCGAAGGCATGGTGCCGACCCGCAGCGCCAGTTATGCCGCGCGGGTCAACCTGCACTTGGCCAAGAGCCTGGACGCCGACGTGATTCTGGTCTCGGCGCCGGAAAGCGAAGCGCTGACCGAGCTCTCGGGACGCGTGGAATTGCAGGCGCAATTGTTCGGTGGGCCGAAAGACCCGAAAGTCCTCGGGGTGATCCTCAACAAGGTAAAAACCGACGAAAGCATGGACGCCTTCGCCTCGCGCCTCAAAGAGCACTCGCCGTTGCTGCGCAGTGGCGATTTCAAGCTGCTCGGCTGCATCCCGTTCCAGCCAGAGTTGAATGCGCCGCGCACCCGCGACGTGGCGGACCTGATGGGCGCACAGATCCTCAATGCCGGCGACTACGAAACCCGCCGCATGAGCAAAATCATCATTTGCGCGCGGACCATGCGCAACACCGTCGAGCTGCTCAAGCCCGGCGTGTTGGTGGTGACGCCCGGCGACCGTGACGACATCATCCTCGCCGTCAGCCTCGCCGCCATGAACGGCGTGCCGCTGGCCGGGCTGTTGCTGACCAGCGACACGCTGCCCGACCCGCGGATCATGGACCTGTGCCGTGGCGCGTTGCAGGCGGGCCTGCCGGTGTTGTCGGTGAGCACCGGCTCTTACGACACCGCCAACCAGTTGAACGGCCTGAACAAGGAAATCCCGATCGACGACCGCGAGCGCGCGGAGATCATCACCGATTTCGTCGCCAGCCATCTCGATGCCAAATGGCTGCACCAACGCTGCGGCACGCCACGGGAAATGCGCCTGTCGCCGGCGGTGTTCCGTTATCAATTGATCCAGCGCGCGCAAGCCGCGAACAAGCGCATCGTGTTGCCCGAGGGCAGCGAGCCGCTGACCGTGCAAGCGGCGGCGATCTGTCAGGCGCGCGGCATCGCCCGTTGCGTGTTGCTGGCGAAACCGGCGGACGTCGAAGCCGTCGCCCGCGCCCAGGGCATCGAGTTGCCGCCGGGCCTGGAGATTCTTGATCCAGACCTGATTCGCGGCAATTACATCGAACCGATGGTCGCGCTGCGCAAAAGCAAAAGCCTCAACGCGCCGATGGCCGAGCAGCAACTGGAAGACACCGTGGTGATCGGCACGATGATGCTGGCGCTGGATGAAGTTGATGGCCTGGTCTCCGGGGTCATTCACTCCACCGCCAACACCATCCGCCCGGCCCTGCAACTGATCAAGACTGCGCCGGGCTGCACGCTGGTGTCGTCGGTGTTTTTCATGCTGTTCCCGGAAGAAGTGCTGGTCTACGGCGACTGCGTGATGAACCCGCACCCGAGCGCCAGCGAACTGGCGGAAATCGCCTTGCAAAGCGCCGACTCGGCAGCCGCGTTCGGCATCACTCCGCGCGTGGCGATGATCAGCTATTCCAGCGGTGAGTCGGCCAGCGGTGAAGAAGTCGAAAAGGTCCGCGAAGCGACCTTGCTTGCCCACGAACAACAGCATTCCCTGCTGATCGACGGCCCGTTGCAGTACGATGCCGCCGCCAACGAAAACGTCGCCCGGCAACTGGCGCCGAACAGTCAGGTGGCCGGTCGCGCCACGGTGTTTGTGTTCCCCGACCTGAACACCGGCAACACCACGCACAAAGCCGTGCAGCGCAGCGCCGATTGCGTCAGCCTCGGGCCGATGCTGCAAGGCCTGCGCAAACCGGTGAACGACCTGCCGCGCGGCGCGCAAGTCGATGACATCGTCTACACCATCGCGTTGACCGCGATCCAAGCTGCCAACCGACCTATGGATCTTTAA
- a CDS encoding acyltransferase, whose amino-acid sequence MLQFLPAPVRGVIASLLLALNTILLCSALFIVALFKVLPFALTQRFTLWLMSHIHEAWISNNKAWMNLVRRTRWHLSGLEGLDYKHSYLITSNHQSWVDIMVLQYVLNRRIQPLKFFLKQELIWVPVIGLAWWALGFPFMKRYSKAYLEKHPEKKGKDLETTRKTCAKFRNNPVGIFNFVEGTRFTEGKHAQQQSPFRYLLKPKAGGIAFVLDAMGEQLESIVNVTIHYPGGRPGYWDLLCGNVADVVVHFQELKIPPQFIGKNYDQDGEYRLQFQGWINQLWQDKDALLEQMHREFPDNR is encoded by the coding sequence ATGCTGCAATTCCTACCTGCACCCGTGCGCGGCGTGATTGCCTCGCTGCTGTTGGCCCTGAACACGATTCTGTTGTGCTCGGCGCTGTTCATCGTCGCGCTGTTCAAAGTGCTGCCGTTCGCCCTCACGCAGCGTTTCACGCTGTGGTTGATGAGCCACATCCATGAAGCCTGGATCAGCAACAACAAGGCCTGGATGAACCTGGTGCGGCGCACCCGCTGGCACCTCAGCGGCCTCGAAGGGCTGGACTATAAACACTCCTACCTGATCACCAGCAACCACCAGAGCTGGGTCGACATCATGGTCCTGCAATACGTGCTCAACCGGCGGATCCAGCCGTTGAAGTTCTTTCTCAAGCAAGAGCTGATCTGGGTGCCGGTGATTGGTCTGGCGTGGTGGGCGCTGGGTTTTCCGTTCATGAAGCGCTACTCCAAGGCTTACCTGGAAAAGCACCCGGAGAAGAAAGGCAAAGACCTCGAAACCACGCGCAAGACCTGCGCAAAATTTCGCAATAACCCGGTGGGCATTTTCAACTTTGTCGAAGGCACGCGGTTTACCGAAGGCAAACATGCGCAGCAGCAATCACCGTTTCGCTATCTGCTGAAACCCAAGGCTGGCGGCATTGCGTTTGTGCTGGATGCGATGGGCGAGCAGTTGGAATCGATTGTCAATGTGACGATCCACTATCCGGGCGGGCGTCCGGGGTACTGGGATTTGCTCTGCGGCAATGTCGCGGACGTGGTGGTGCATTTTCAGGAACTGAAGATTCCGCCGCAGTTCATCGGCAAGAATTACGACCAGGATGGCGAGTACCGCTTGCAGTTCCAGGGCTGGATCAACCAACTGTGGCAGGACAAGGATGCGCTGCTGGAGCAGATGCATCGCGAGTTCCCAGACAACCGCTGA
- the cysN gene encoding sulfate adenylyltransferase subunit CysN, whose product MSHASDLISEDILAYLGQHERKEMLRFLTCGNVDDGKSTLIGRLLHDSKMIYEDHLEAITRDSKKVGTTGEDIDLALLVDGLQAEREQGITIDVAYRYFSTAKRKFIIADTPGHEQYTRNMATGASTCDLAIILVDARYGVQTQTRRHSFIASLLGIKHIVVAINKMDLNGFDESVFESIKADYLKFADGIAFKPTTMAFVPMSALKGDNVVNKSERSPWYTGQSLMEILETVEIASDRNYTDLRFPVQYVNRPNLNFRGFAGTLASGIVHKGDEVVVLPSGKSSRVKSIVTFEGELEHAGPGQAVTLTMEDEIDISRGDLLVHADNLPQVTDAFDAMLVWMAEEPMLPGKKYDIKRATSYVPGSITSIVNRVDVNTLEEGPASSLNLNEIGRVKVSLDAAIALDGYASNRTTGSFIVIDRLTNGTVAAGMIIAQPSAQGGSTHHGKLAHVATEERAQRFGQQPATVLFSGLSGAGKSTLAYAVERKLFDMGRAVFVLDGQNLRHDLNKGLPQDRAGRTENWRRAAHVARQFNEAGLLTLAAFVAPSAEGREQARDLIGKERLLTVYVQASPTVCAERDPQGLYAAGGDNIPGDSFPYDVPLDADLVVDTQSLSLEESVKQVLELLRQRGAI is encoded by the coding sequence ATGTCGCACGCATCTGATTTGATCAGCGAGGACATCCTCGCCTACCTGGGCCAGCACGAACGCAAGGAAATGCTGCGCTTTCTGACCTGTGGCAACGTCGACGACGGCAAGAGCACCCTGATCGGGCGCTTGCTGCACGACTCCAAGATGATCTACGAAGATCACCTGGAAGCCATTACCCGCGACTCGAAAAAAGTCGGCACCACCGGCGAAGACATCGACTTGGCGTTGCTGGTCGACGGCCTGCAGGCCGAGCGCGAGCAGGGCATCACCATTGATGTCGCGTACCGCTATTTCTCCACCGCAAAACGCAAATTCATCATCGCCGACACCCCTGGCCATGAGCAGTACACCCGCAACATGGCCACCGGTGCGTCCACCTGTGACCTGGCGATCATTCTGGTTGACGCGCGTTACGGCGTGCAGACCCAGACCCGTCGCCACAGCTTTATCGCCTCGCTGCTGGGGATCAAACACATCGTGGTCGCCATCAACAAGATGGACCTCAATGGGTTTGACGAAAGCGTCTTCGAGTCGATCAAGGCCGATTACCTGAAGTTCGCCGACGGCATCGCGTTCAAGCCGACCACCATGGCCTTCGTGCCAATGTCTGCCCTCAAGGGCGACAACGTGGTGAACAAGTCCGAGCGCTCGCCGTGGTACACCGGCCAGTCGCTGATGGAGATTCTCGAAACCGTCGAAATCGCCAGTGACCGCAACTACACCGACCTGCGTTTCCCGGTGCAGTACGTCAACCGTCCGAACCTGAACTTCCGTGGTTTTGCCGGCACCCTGGCCAGCGGCATCGTGCACAAGGGCGATGAAGTGGTGGTGTTGCCGTCGGGCAAAAGCAGCCGGGTGAAATCCATCGTCACCTTTGAAGGCGAGCTGGAACACGCCGGTCCGGGTCAGGCTGTAACGCTGACCATGGAAGACGAGATCGACATCTCGCGCGGCGACTTGCTGGTGCACGCCGACAACCTGCCGCAAGTGACTGACGCGTTCGACGCCATGCTGGTGTGGATGGCTGAAGAACCGATGCTGCCGGGCAAGAAATACGACATCAAGCGCGCCACCAGTTACGTGCCGGGTTCGATCACCAGCATTGTCAACCGCGTGGACGTGAACACCTTGGAAGAAGGTCCGGCGAGTTCGCTGAACCTCAACGAGATCGGCCGGGTCAAGGTCAGCCTCGACGCCGCCATCGCGCTGGACGGTTACGCGAGCAACCGCACCACCGGTTCATTCATCGTCATCGATCGCTTGACCAATGGCACCGTCGCCGCCGGGATGATCATCGCCCAGCCTTCGGCGCAGGGCGGTAGCACGCACCACGGCAAACTGGCGCACGTGGCCACCGAAGAACGTGCTCAGCGCTTCGGCCAGCAACCGGCCACCGTGCTGTTCAGCGGCCTGTCCGGTGCGGGCAAAAGTACGCTGGCCTATGCGGTTGAACGCAAGTTGTTCGACATGGGCCGCGCGGTGTTTGTGCTCGATGGACAGAATCTGCGCCATGACCTCAACAAAGGTCTGCCGCAGGATCGCGCCGGGCGTACCGAGAACTGGCGCCGTGCCGCGCACGTTGCGCGTCAGTTCAACGAAGCGGGGCTGCTGACGCTGGCGGCATTCGTGGCGCCGAGTGCTGAAGGGCGCGAGCAGGCCAGGGACTTGATCGGCAAGGAGCGTCTGCTGACGGTCTACGTCCAGGCCTCGCCGACCGTGTGTGCCGAGCGTGACCCGCAAGGCCTGTACGCGGCGGGCGGCGATAACATCCCGGGCGATTCCTTCCCGTACGACGTGCCGCTGGACGCCGACCTGGTCGTCGACACCCAGTCGCTGTCGCTGGAAGAAAGCGTCAAGCAAGTGCTGGAACTGCTGCGTCAGCGCGGCGCGATCTAA
- the cysD gene encoding sulfate adenylyltransferase subunit CysD, translating into MVDKLTHLKQLEAESIHIIREVAAEFDNPVMLYSVGKDSAVMLHLARKAFFPGKLPFPVMHVDTRWKFQEMYAFRDRMVEELGLDLIVHVNPDGVAQGINPLTHGSAKHTDIMKTEGLKQALDKHGFDAAFGGARRDEEKSRAKERVYSFRDTKHRWDPKNQRPELWNVYNGNVNKGESIRVFPLSNWTELDIWQYIYLEGIPIVPLYFAAERDVIEMNGTWIMIDDERLLNHLSDEDKARIVKKKVRFRTLGDYPLTGAVESEATSLTDIIQEMLLTRTSERQGRVIDHDGAGSMEEKKRQGYF; encoded by the coding sequence ATGGTCGACAAACTGACGCATCTGAAACAGCTGGAGGCCGAAAGCATCCACATCATCCGCGAGGTCGCCGCCGAGTTCGATAACCCGGTGATGCTGTACTCCGTCGGTAAAGATTCCGCCGTGATGCTGCACCTTGCGCGCAAGGCATTCTTCCCGGGCAAACTGCCGTTCCCGGTGATGCACGTCGACACCCGGTGGAAGTTCCAGGAAATGTACGCGTTCCGCGATCGCATGGTCGAAGAACTGGGCCTGGACCTGATCGTCCACGTCAACCCCGATGGCGTCGCGCAGGGCATCAACCCGCTGACCCACGGCAGTGCCAAACACACCGACATCATGAAAACCGAAGGCCTCAAACAGGCCCTCGACAAGCATGGCTTCGACGCCGCTTTCGGTGGTGCGCGCCGCGACGAAGAGAAATCCCGTGCCAAAGAGCGCGTGTATTCCTTCCGCGATACCAAGCACCGCTGGGACCCGAAAAACCAGCGCCCGGAGCTGTGGAACGTCTACAACGGCAACGTCAACAAGGGCGAATCCATTCGTGTATTCCCGTTGTCGAACTGGACCGAGCTGGACATCTGGCAGTACATCTACCTCGAAGGCATCCCGATTGTGCCGCTGTATTTCGCCGCCGAGCGCGACGTCATCGAGATGAATGGCACCTGGATCATGATCGACGACGAACGCCTGCTCAATCACCTTAGCGATGAAGACAAGGCGCGCATCGTCAAGAAAAAAGTGCGCTTCCGCACACTCGGCGACTACCCGTTGACCGGTGCGGTCGAGTCCGAGGCCACCAGCCTGACCGACATCATTCAGGAAATGCTCCTGACGCGAACTTCCGAACGCCAGGGCCGGGTCATCGACCACGATGGCGCAGGCTCGATGGAAGAAAAGAAACGTCAGGGTTATTTCTAA
- a CDS encoding Nif3-like dinuclear metal center hexameric protein, with protein MAVALSTLVEEADRYLNSSKIADYCPNGLQVEGRPQVMRIVSGVTASQALLDAAVEAKADLVLVHHGYFWKGENPCITGMKQRRLKTLLKHDISLLSYHLPLDLHPDVGNNVQLARQLDITVEGPLDPDNLKIVGLVGSLSEPMSPRDFARRVQEVMGREPLLIEGSAMIRRVGWCTGGGQGYIDQAVLAGVDLYLSGEASEQTFHSARENDISFIAAGHHATERYGVQALGDYLARRFAVEHIFIDCPNPI; from the coding sequence ATGGCCGTTGCACTGAGCACCCTGGTCGAAGAAGCCGACCGTTACCTTAACAGTTCAAAGATTGCCGATTATTGCCCCAACGGCCTGCAGGTCGAGGGCCGTCCGCAGGTGATGCGCATCGTCAGCGGCGTCACCGCCAGCCAGGCTTTGCTGGATGCGGCGGTGGAAGCCAAGGCTGATCTGGTGCTAGTGCATCACGGCTATTTCTGGAAGGGCGAAAACCCGTGCATCACCGGCATGAAGCAACGCCGCTTGAAAACCCTGCTCAAGCACGACATCAGTTTGCTGTCGTACCACTTGCCGCTGGACCTGCACCCGGACGTCGGCAACAACGTGCAGCTTGCCCGCCAGTTGGACATCACCGTCGAAGGCCCGCTTGATCCCGACAACCTGAAGATCGTCGGCCTGGTCGGTTCGTTGAGCGAGCCGATGAGCCCGCGCGACTTCGCCCGCCGCGTGCAGGAAGTCATGGGCCGCGAGCCATTGCTGATTGAGGGTAGCGCGATGATTCGGCGGGTCGGCTGGTGCACCGGCGGTGGTCAGGGTTACATCGATCAGGCAGTTCTGGCCGGCGTCGACCTGTATCTGAGTGGCGAGGCGTCGGAGCAGACGTTCCATAGCGCGCGGGAAAACGACATCAGCTTCATCGCCGCCGGCCATCACGCTACCGAGCGTTATGGCGTGCAAGCGCTGGGCGATTACCTGGCGCGGCGCTTCGCTGTCGAACATATCTTCATCGATTGCCCGAACCCGATCTGA
- the algW gene encoding Do family serine endopeptidase AlgW, producing the protein MLKALRFSGWPLLAGVLIALLIIQRYPQWVGLPSLDVNMQQAPQTTSVQQGPVSYADAVTVAAPAVVNLYTTKVINKPNHPLFEDPQFRRFFGDNSPKQKRMESSLGSGVIMSPEGYILTNNHVTSGADQIVVALKDGRETLARVIGSDPETDLAVLKIDLKNLPAITIGRSDNIRIGDVTLAIGNPFGVGQTVTMGIISATGRNQLGLNNYEDFIQTDAAINPGNSGGALVDAIGNLTGINTAIFSKSGGSQGIGFAIPVKLAMEVMKSIIEHGQVIRGWLGIEVQPLTQELAESFGLSGRPGIVVAGIFRDGPAQKAGLQLGDVILSIDGEPAGDGRRSMNQVARIKPTDKVTIQVMRNGKEIKLSAEIGLRPPPAPIKEKEEN; encoded by the coding sequence ATGCTCAAGGCGCTGCGTTTTTCCGGCTGGCCGCTACTGGCCGGCGTGCTTATCGCTCTGTTGATAATCCAGCGTTATCCGCAGTGGGTCGGGCTTCCGAGCCTTGACGTCAATATGCAGCAAGCCCCGCAAACCACTTCGGTGCAACAGGGCCCGGTGTCCTATGCCGACGCGGTGACCGTGGCCGCACCTGCGGTGGTGAACCTGTACACGACCAAAGTCATCAACAAACCCAATCACCCGCTGTTTGAAGATCCACAGTTCCGGCGCTTTTTCGGCGACAACTCGCCGAAGCAGAAACGCATGGAATCGAGCCTCGGTTCCGGTGTGATCATGAGCCCGGAAGGCTACATCCTCACCAACAACCACGTGACCAGCGGCGCCGACCAGATTGTCGTGGCGCTCAAGGATGGCCGCGAGACGCTCGCTCGAGTCATCGGCAGCGACCCGGAAACCGACCTCGCGGTATTGAAGATCGACCTGAAAAATCTGCCGGCGATCACCATCGGCCGCTCCGACAACATCCGCATCGGCGACGTCACGCTGGCCATCGGCAACCCGTTCGGCGTCGGCCAGACGGTGACCATGGGCATCATCAGCGCCACCGGGCGCAATCAGTTGGGCCTGAACAACTACGAAGACTTCATCCAGACCGACGCCGCGATCAACCCGGGCAACTCCGGCGGCGCGCTGGTTGACGCGATCGGCAACCTGACCGGCATCAACACCGCGATCTTCTCCAAGTCCGGCGGCTCGCAAGGCATCGGTTTTGCGATCCCGGTCAAACTGGCCATGGAAGTGATGAAGTCGATCATCGAGCACGGCCAGGTGATTCGTGGCTGGCTGGGCATCGAAGTGCAGCCGCTGACCCAGGAACTGGCGGAGTCGTTTGGCTTGTCCGGGCGTCCGGGGATTGTGGTGGCGGGGATTTTCCGCGACGGTCCGGCGCAGAAGGCCGGCCTGCAACTGGGTGACGTGATCCTCAGCATCGACGGCGAACCGGCCGGCGACGGTCGCCGCTCGATGAACCAGGTCGCGCGGATCAAACCGACCGACAAGGTCACCATCCAGGTGATGCGCAACGGCAAAGAGATCAAGCTCAGCGCCGAGATCGGCCTGCGTCCGCCGCCGGCGCCGATCAAAGAGAAAGAAGAAAACTGA